The following DNA comes from Gopherus flavomarginatus isolate rGopFla2 chromosome 5, rGopFla2.mat.asm, whole genome shotgun sequence.
AATAGATAACAGAGCAGAGTACACACTTTGCACAAGTAAAGGCAGTGTGGCCACTTTGGCAGGAGTTATAAGTTCACATCCAACATTGTAGCAACTTCCCTCTTTAATTCTGAATTGCACCCTGTGGAAGCCCTGCTTGCATTGTCTCTCGACTCACAGCAGTGCaacaccattgaaatcaatggaattgctCCAGATTTTCACCAGTGTGAATGAGGCCAAATTTGGCTCTTCAGTTCCATCTTGCTGTAGTggtacataggaattgccatagtgcatcaaaccaaaggtccatttatTCGTGTATTCTGTCCCCAatagtggccagtaccaggtaTTTCAgaggaagattaaaaaaacccaaggtgATAAGTAATTATGCCCCCAGAGATAGTTTTATCCTAACACCCAATAAAGACCTGACATGCAAGCTCCATCTTGATCCAAGCATAATATTCTGGTACATGTAATTTCTACAGGCAGCACATGCCTGTTAAAGATGGGCAGGGCTAAGGGCCCCTTTTGACCTGCACACACTGTGCTTTGACCATGCCTGGAATAATACATTGATTGATATGATTCTATCACTGAGGGCTTTTTTGTAAGGATAGTTGTGTAAGCAAAGGTCTCACTACAGCTTTTTTAGAATTGGCCAGAGCTTAACTCCTCTTCCTTAGAAACTGATAGTCACTTTGCAGTTAAATTTTTCTACTGCTGTCTGTGTAAAAGAGCTAGTTGGGAAAGCATTATGGTACAATACGTGGTTGGCTAGGAGATGGAATTATTCAGTCTTGAATGAAAGAATTATTTTATCTTTAGGATTTTATCCATCACCTATTCCGAGCTCTAGGCATGTCACAGAAACTAAAATGTATAACAATAGTGAAAAATGTTTGAATTCTTCACTCCCACATTGCTATTATCCAATTATTCAGTTACCTACTGCCCACTGTTAATAAGAAACCCTCCTAACAGTAATGAAGATGAGTACTGAGAAACATACTGAGCTTTTCACCTTTAATCGTTGCACACTTGTTTGAGTACAGactatgagtgaaatcctggtcccattgaattcaatgggagttttgacattgatttcaatggggccaggatttcaccccatgtctTTAATGATGTTCTCTCTTTAGTGGCCTATTTGAAATCATCATAGAGCATCAAATTACTTCCTATATTTTTACACACTAGCACATTTCCTACTATTCAGTTTGCATTGGTGGTAGCTGCATTGGTGGTAGCAAAGTTGGTAGCATTATGCAGGGCAGAGGTGTCATGCAGGCCTGCTTACAAAATGCCAGAACCCTGTCTTGCCTTTTCTACATTAGTGCTGTTAGCCATGGAGCTGCACCAGTGTCAGGTCAACAGCGGGGGAAGTGCTGGCAATCTCTAATGAGAAGTAGAATAGATTCCTTATCTACAACACAGAACTCAGCACGGAGAATGACATTAATTGGATCTTTCATTGGCAGTCTGGAAAGCATCATAGGACTACATAGTGTTGGAGACAGAGGCTGTCTACCCTGGAATTGGGAGATGTGATTGCaccacatgtagacatacccttgcaaTCTTTAATCTAGCTAGATCAAAGATAGTTCAAGTAATAGTAGCAGTAAAGCCAGGGCTGCACatgcagcagcatgggctagaTCCGCCCACCCAGGATCCTGTGTATGTACTCGAGTGGCTGCTGTGGTGTTGTTGCTATTATTACTCCAGCTagcctgagctagctagattaaagctatcttgggtgtgtctacacatgctgcagtctGAGTTACTTTTTCTCACCCCAACAGGAAGAGATGTGCCATGCGATGGGTGAGTTTGTCCATGCTGTCACTGTTCTGTGGGTAAAGTGGGCCTCCATTTAAAGGGGACTCATTTAAAAAGGACCTTTGTTGATGCACTGTGGTGGCAGAATGAATGGGCTGATGTGAGGTACATTTCCCCTAAGGCAAAGATCATGCAGCTAGTGAAGCAAATGGCAAAACTCACAGATTTCATTGATGTCGGATCAAATCGTAGTAACCTTTACCAAAAGGTCATAGAAGCTGGAACTAAGAAACACTATCCAACCCTACGCCCTTGTGTGTCCTATGTGCACTGGACATTTTTCAGCATTTTGCCAAGTGTAGTTTTAACTTTACAAACCAATAGGATTTATGTCACAGTCTTGTGTATCTCAGTCAGAAAGTGTTCATGATATTTAGTGTAAATTCCCTTTCTTAATTCTATTCCATTAATCCTAATTATTCCCCATGTATTGCACCACCCTGTATAATTCCTCTCCATGATTCATGTTTACACCTTTCAATTATGTGAAGCCTCTTATCATGCTCCCCCTCATGTCCCAAAGCCTCTCAGCATATTGTATTCATATTCAGAGGCATATTCCTAAGCCACTAACTTTGCTTTCATTTGATTCATTTGCCATATTCTGATAGGCAATAACAGCCTAATTTTCATTAGAAAAATTATCCAGTTGGAACATAAATAATTAGGATGCAGCAACAAGAAATCCATGTGGACTGCAACATGAGGGAAAGTAGTATTCACACATTTTTTGCTTTAATTCTTGAATGCTTCCAAGTTTAATGCTTGGCTGATCTGTAATAAATGTATTTAATGTAGTTATGTTCTGGGATTCAAAACTTGCTGCATCACAATATGGTGCAAGATTGTGAAGAAAGAATTCAGTAGCACTATGATAAGACACTGAATACTTACAAATGTATTCTTTACTTCTCAGATTTTGAGGtgagaagggaccaatgtgatcatctagtctgacatcctgcataacacaggccatagaatttcacctagtAACTTCTGCGACAAGTCCAGTAAGttcttgttgttgttattattgaaCTAGAATATATTTTTAGAAAGCCTGCCAAGCTTAATGTTATACTATAAGTgctagagaatccaccacatcgtTTAGTAAGTAGTTCCCATgcctaattaccctcactgttaaaaaatgcaCAGCTATTCAATTCATGTAAAAGTTGAAGAATTCTatctggagggagggatagcttagtggtttgtgcattggcctacTAAAACCAGcattgggagttcaatccttgagggggccatttggggatcggtcctgctttgagcagggggttggactagatctcaaggtcccttccaactccagTAATCTATGAGATTTAGACCTGCTGAGTGGTTAAATTGGACAATACTACAACTGATGAACCTTGGTACCTTCTTAACCAAGTTCTCTGTTGGTACAACTCCATTAGCATTAATAGTGTTATTCTAGCAAAGAATGTGGCCTTCAGGCATTTACTCTTGGAATAAGAAAAATTATACCAGTAATTTCTCGGAGGCTaaaattaggttttgatttttagtttaaaaactaaTGAAACATTTTTGACGTTTCTCTGCCCTATGTAATTACTGTTTTAGAGTACTATATTCCAAACAGTTCACAGAGTATTAATGGTAATATTTCAGAGAAAAGCCAATGATCAttagagcagagagagaagcttgAACAAAAGGAATCATTTACCAGATTTTATGAATGGTACATCCAGATACAATGAGGATCCTGCTTCCCCTTCCCGCCACCACATGAttaactcattttaaaataatggactACAGTTCTTCTCTAGTCAATTTTTTGCCACTAACGTGGAAGTTCAAACAAAATATTCTTTGGAAAGATGAATGTAGAAATCAAAATTATCATGTAGTATCCCTGGACTATTTACACATTCTCATATGACAAATATTTGAGATACTGGAATAATATAGAAATTCCTTAGGTTGTAAAGGGAAATACAAATCATGTAAATGGAAGAGAAGTTGCATTAGGTTTCTTCAGATAAATACTCCCTATAATTCTTATGTCAATGTAACACTTGGCAAAACACTATGCAAGAGGTGTACATATGCATCAAATCTTGTGTATTATTAGCTTAAAATGTATCCAGGAAAATACCACTTTAGTGTATTAGGAGACTGCTCAAGCATTGCCAGTAGTCTGTAGCTGCCATTAAAGCTTCGTTTAcaactctcaggcctggtctacgctacgcgtttaaaccaattttagcagcgttaaacagatttaacgccgcacccgtctacactacgaggccctttatatcgatataaagggctctttacatcggtttctgtactcctccctgacgagaggagtagtgctaaaatcgatattaccatatcagattagggttagtgtggccgcatatcgacggtattggcctccaggtggtatcccatagtgcaccactgtgactgctctggacagcaatctgaacttggatgcactggccaggtagacaggaaaatatccatgaacttttgaatttcatttcctgtttggccagcgtggagctgtgatcagcacaggtgaccacgcagagctcatcagcacaagtagcaatgcagtctcctgagaattgaaaaagagctccagcatggaccgcacgggaggtactggatctgatcgctatatggggagaggattcagtgctaacagaactccgttccaaaagatgaaatgaaaaaatatttgaaaaaatttccaaagctatgatggaaaaaggccacaccagggactcagtgcagtgcagagtgaaagttaaggagctcagacaagcctactagaaaaccaaagcagcaaatggaagatccgggtcagggccgaaaacatacCACTTCTACGCTGAGGTGCATGCAATTTTaaggggctgcgccaccactaccccacccctgtccgtggattccgaggtgggggttgtaatctcaaccatggctgaggattctgcagagggggaagatgaggaggaggaggaggaggaggaagaggaggatgaccttgaagtgagcacacagcactccgttagccccaacagccaggagctttttgtgacccagacggaattaccctcccagccctcccaagtcactagcccagacagtgaagccatggaagtgacctctggtgagtgtacctttgtaaatataaaacatagtttaaaagcaagtgttttttaatgattgatttgccatgagggcttgggatgcattcgcagccagtaaagttactggaaaagtttgttaacatgtctggggatggagcggaaattctctagggacatctccatgaagctctcctggaggtactccaaaagcctttgcagaaggtgtctgggcaaggcagccttgttccatccaccacggcaggacactttaccacgccatgcatgtagcaagtaatcgggtatcattgcatgacaaagcatagctgcgtatggtcccggtgattgctggcattcaagaaacatccgttctttatctcgctctgttatcctcatcagagtgatatcgttcatggtaacctggttgaaattcaggaatttaattaaggggacagagatggccattttcctactgggctgttgcttaaaagaaatccttccttgcatgtagccaagcggggggaagggaggaaggatagcgctgagcttttttgtgtttggatagcaggaatcttcccagctaccagccacgcggtggggggtgaaaaggggggtgattagcagtgatcttccatgataccagccatgcggtgggggggaggggtaaagcaatcatcctagagaattggatgggggggttggcttctgctgctgcatgttaacaggaaagaagcatcagagggcactgtgtatatgaaggctggagaagctgaaagacaatggcttaccatggccgcatgcaagctgaattctgatgtccggacctgcgtctgtgagatctgtaacaccagagccgcaggcactcaatattaagatgcaaaatgcgaccttgtagtgaaatcacatgtgctatgtaaggtgaatagtgttgttcactgtgaaagagtataaccattattctgtaaaatgtatctttttaaatacttctctcccttttttccctccctcatgcagctgcacattttttaagcctccctactccatcccgaaggctatctcagataaggcagaggaaaaagaagaagcgagatgaaatgttctcggaaatcatggaaataACCCGCAacgaaagagctcatctgaatgagtggaaggacgtggtagcaaagtacaggaaagatgccagtaaacgtgaggacaggagggaccaacgtgaggataggagggacgaacgtgaggagaggagagacactcgagatgagaggtggcggcaggaagatcagaggtgtaggcaggaagatcagcggtggcaggatgcaatgctggagctgctgcgtgatcaaactgatatcctccgacgtctggtggatcttcaggaagagcagcggggtcacagagtgccgctgccgcccctgtgtaaccaccctcaccactcaccatgttccatatcttcctcacccagacgtgtaagaatgcgtgggggaaggcttcgtgcacccgcccactccaccccagtggacagtccaaccaaaaggctgtcattacattgaaatgtgtttaatggccttttccttccctcctatcctcctcccaaaccacacgcgggataccttgtcagttctctgcctctttttataattactttttaataatgaatacatgatttttaaacgatagagactttatttccttaagcaagctgtaatcaaagtgggagggtgggttgcttacagggaatgacttttaataaagaatacatgatttttaaatgatagtgactttatttccttaagcaagctgtaatcaaagggggagggtgggttgcttacagggaaggagtcaataaagtgggggggttcatgaaggggaaacaaacacagcagtcacaccgcaccctggcccgtgatgaaactcattttcaaagcttctctgatgcgcaccgcttcctggtgtgctcttctaatcgccttggtgtctggctgcgcgtaatcagcggacaggtgatttgcctcagcctcccaccccgccataaaggtctcccccttactctcacagagattgtggagcacacagcaagcagcaataacaaaggggacattggtttggctgaggtctgagcgagtcagtaatgtgcgccagggCGCCTTTAAACGgctaaatgcacattctaccaccatcctgcactttctcagcctgtagttgaacagctcctgaccactgtccaggctgcctgtgtatggcttcatgagccatggcatcaaggggtaggctgggtcccccaggataactataggcatttcaacatccccaactgttattttctggtctgggaagtaattcccttgctgcagcagtttaaacagagcagtgcttctgaagacgcgagcgtcatgaacccttcctggccatcccacgtggatgttggtgaaacgtcccttgtgatccaccagtgcttgcagcaccattgaaaagtatcccttgcggtttatgtactgggtgccctggtgctccggtgccaagatagggatatgggttccatctatcagcccccccccccaacagttagggaatcccattgcagcaaagccatccactatgacctgcacgtttcccagagtcacaacctttcgtagcagcagcttaatgattgctttggctacttgcatcacagcagcccccacagtagattttcccactccaaattgattcccaaccggtagctgtctggcattgcaagcttccagagggctattgccactcacttctccactgtgagggctgctctcatcttggtattctggcgtttcagggcaagggaaagcaagtcacaaagttccatgaaagtgcccttacgcatgcaaaagttttgcagccactgggaatcgtcccaaacctgcaaaactatgtggtcccaccagtctgtgcttgtttcccgggcccaaaatcggtgttcaatggctagaacctgccccattaccagcaggatctccaaagcgcaggagcccatggtttgagataattctgtgtccatgtcctcatcactctcgtcactgcgctgccgtagccgccgcctcctcctcgcctggctttgcaggtcctggttcagcatagactgcacaagaatgcgcgaggtgtttacaacgtccactattgcggtattgatctgagcagggtccatgcttgctgtgctatggcatttgcacagttcacccaggaaaaaaggtgcgaaatggttgtctgctgctttcacgaagggaggggtgaggctgtacccagaaccacccgcgacaatgatttttgccccatcaggcactggggtctcaacccagaattccaaggggcaggggagagtgcgggaactatgggatagctacccacagtgcaacgctccagaaatcgacgctagcctcggaccatggacacacaccgtcgaattaatgtgctttgtgcggcagcgtgcactcgactttatacagtctgttttataaaactggtttatgtaaaattggaataatcccatagtgtagatgtaccctcagtgcTGCAAAGGAGGACTGAACTGTAAATTAACTACAAGCTAGTTAAACAGTAAGGGCTAAATCATTGCTTCTGTAGCCAGAGGTGCACCTGGGTGATGGTGCAGCATCTGAGCAGTAGTGCCTGGAGGCATTATACCTGCAGGAAGCAAAGGGAGGCATGATGTCTCCTGAGAAAGGGAGAATGCTCTGAAGTGGCACTTACTGTGCCTTTATAAAAGTGCATCCACACCGAGTGCTGGTCTTCCGGTGCATGGATGTACATGCCTGAACATGCAACACAACATCACAGAATTTTAGAAGGAAGATGGGTGGGGAACCTGTGTTTCAAATGAATAAACTGATCTCACAGTCCTTTTTCaggcaaaaataaaaatttccactgaattcaatgagagATTTGCCTCAGGCAGGACTTCTGGACTTGGCTCATAATTAGTAGCACTCTCCTATCAAAGCTTTTATAGAAGATGCTATTTCTGTCTTCTTATTCCCAGCAAATGTACTAACATGTGAGAAGAAAGTACTATAGAATGGATGGGGGTTTTTTCTGTTAAAGTCATAACTACACCCCTCcaatttttttaactttcttGGTATAAAATATTTCTGATCTTGGGCATGTTCAGCTCAATTCCCAGGCAGAGAAATTTGAGTCTATTCTGCTTGTTGTCATTAGAAGctaatgagtttttaaaaaaaccctgaccCAATCTATCTCCAAACACTGTCAAACTGGGCGGATGTATCTAGTCAGGCCCCACAGGAGTCTGTTCTGGTCCGATATTGTTCAATATAtcaattaatgacttggataatggagtgaagagtattCTTataactttggaggacaggatctgAATTCAAAGGGACCCTgacaaattggtctgaaatcaacaagatgaaattgagTAAAGACTAGTGCAAGTACTGTTACACttaccttgtctacactagcagcaGGGTATAGGGAGCTTGAAGCCACATGCTACAGTGAAAAGCAGGTTGCATGCACACTGCGGCGTGTAGCTACATAtgccagtgaaaggctctggtaaTGGGAAGACGATAGAGAAAGACTCCAGcggtggggagctgccagagccttttcctgctgcctccccactgccagagcccttccccactgctggaACCTGCTGCTGTAGCCTTTCATTAAATGGGGTAAGGGTCTGGCAACAGGGAGGCATCAGGGATACTACACGGCTAAAATAGTTCTGCATCTACACCATCTTACTGCTCCCACCCCTGGACTACTTCCTGCCAGGCTTCTTCCCTTTCTTCTCCCTTACCTCAGGGAGGGGGACTGCAGGCTTTCCTCCCAGCTGCTCTCATACTGGTGCCAGTCTCCTGGCCTTGTTGAAGTCCTGCCCATTCCCTCACAGGTGAACCTTCTTCTAAATAGCTTCCTCTAGCTTTActctctccacctccttccctaACTGACTGATTGGTCTAATTCATTCCTCTCAGTGCATGTGGGAAGTATGTCCCATCACATAttttaagggttgttataaagagtaCAGTGATTAGTTGTTTTCCACGTGCTCTGAAGGTTGtgcaagaagtaatcagcttagtttTCAGCCCGGGAGATTTAGGTCAGTTATTACGAAAAGCTTTCTAAGTACATGGATAGTTAAGTTCTTGAACAGGTTACCAAGAGAGGTAATAGAATCCCAACCATTTGAGATTTTCCAGAACATtttggataaacacctgtcagggatggtctaggtatacttggtcctgcctcagttgGATGGATTAGAtgatttcttgaggtcccttccaaccccacatTTCTACCATTGTATGTtttctcaggtttcagagtggtagccatgttagtctgtatcagcaaaaacaatgatgagtccttgtggcaccttagagactaacacatttatttgggcataagcttttgtgggctaaaacccacttcatcagatgcatggagtgaaaaatacagtaagcagtataaatattacagcacatgaaaaatgagagttgccttaccaagtggtggGGTCagtgtagggatattaaagaaggtttatatt
Coding sequences within:
- the LOC127051766 gene encoding chromatin assembly factor 1 subunit A-like, whose product is MAEDSAEGEDEEEEEEEEEEDDLEVSTQHSVSPNSQELFVTQTELPSQPSQVTSPDSEAMEVTSAAHFLSLPTPSRRLSQIRQRKKKKRDEMFSEIMEITRNERAHLNEWKDVVAKYRKDASKREDRRDQREDRRDEREERRDTRDERWRQEDQRCRQEDQRWQDAMLELLRDQTDILRRLVDLQEEQRGHRVPLPPLCNHPHHSPCSISSSPRRVRMRGGRLRAPAHSTPVDSPTKRLSLH